The Microcebus murinus isolate Inina chromosome 4, M.murinus_Inina_mat1.0, whole genome shotgun sequence genome has a segment encoding these proteins:
- the CRYAB gene encoding alpha-crystallin B chain, with product MDIAIHHPWIRRPFFPFHSPSRLFDQFFGEHLLESDLFPTSTSLSPFYLRLPSFLRGPSWIDTGLSEMRVDKDRFSVNLDVKHFSPEELKVKVLGDVIEVHGKHEERQDEHGFISREFHRKYRVPADVDPLAITSSLSSDGVLTVNGPRKQTPGSERTIPITREEKPAVTAAPKK from the exons ATGGACATCGCCATCCACCACCCCTGGATTCGCCgccccttctttcctttccactcCCCCAGCCGCCTCTTTGACCAGTTCTTTGGAGAGCACCTGTTGGAGTCTGATCTCTTCCCGACTTCTACTTCCCTGAGCCCCTTCTACCTTCGGCTGCCCTCATTCCTGCGGGGACCCAGCTGGATTGACACTGGACTGTCAGAG ATGCGCGTGGACAAGGACAGGTTCTCTGTCAACCTGGATGTGAAGCACTTCTCCCCAGAGGAACTCAAAGTCAAGGTGCTGGGAGATGTGATTGAAGTGCATGGCAAACATGAAGAGCGCCAG GATGAACATGGTTTCATCTCCAGGGAGTTCCACAGGAAATACCGAGTCCCAGCTGATGTAGACCCTCTGGCCATTACTTCATCCCTGTCATCTGATGGGGTCCTCACTGTGAATGGACCAAGGAAACAGACCCCCGGCTCTGAGCGCACCATTCCCATCACCCGTGAAGAGAAGCCTGCTGTCACCGCAGCCCCCAAGAAGTAG